One Stigmatella aurantiaca genomic window, GGGCGGACCACACCCTGTGGCACCTGCTGTTCGAGGCGCGCCTCGGCGGCTGGCAGCCGTGGCGGGCGCTCGACGGGGCCGCGGAGGCAAGGCCCGTGGCGGTGAGCCCGGCCCCGGGCCGCATCGAGCTCTGGGCGCGGGGGCCGGACACCATGTTGCGGCGGTGCGAGCTGGAGAGCCCCTTGCCGGTGCCGCCGGAAAATTCCCGGCCCTGGGAAGAAATCTCCCCGATGCCACGTTGACAGGCCGCCGCGAGGCTTTATAGGTGCGGGCCTCGCATCGGCCATGAGGTCGCTTCACGAGGGTACGGCATCGTGTCTCAACCGATGATTCGCATTGAGGGACTGACGAAGTCCTACGGCAATGCCCTGGCGCTGCGCGGGGTGAGCTTCCAGGTGCCCCGAGGACAGGTGGTGGGATTCCTGGGGCCCAACGGCGCGGGCAAGTCCACCACGATGAAGATCCTGTCTGGCTTCGTCACCCCCACGTCCGGCACGGCGCACATCAACGGCATCGACGTGGTCGAGGACTCCGTCGTTTCCCGGCGGCTCATCGGCTACCTGCCGGAGAACAACCCGCTGTACGAAGAGATGATGGTCCTGGACTACCTGGAGTTCGCCGCGGACGTGCGCGGGGTGCCGCGCATCCGCCGCAAGGAGCGCATCCGCTCCGCGGTGGAGCGCTGTGGCCTGGGCAGCGTGCTGGGCAAGGACATCCAGCAGCTCTCCAAGGGCTACCGCCAGCGCGTGGGCATCGCCCAGGCCATCCTGCACGAGCCGGACCTGCTCATCCTCGACGAGCCGACGAGCGGCCTGGACCCGAACCAGATCGTGGAGATCCGCAACCTCATCCGGGACCTGGGCCGGGAGAAGACGGTGCTCCTGAGCACGCACATCCTGAGCGAGGTGCAGAGCACGTGCAGCCGGGTGCTCATCATCAGCGACGGGCGGGTGGTGGCGGACGACTCGCCCGAGCAGCTGAGCACGGCGCAGGGCGGCACGGTGACGGTGGTGCTGGCCTCTCGCTCCGGGGCGGCGCTGGAGCCCGGGCAGGTGCGCACGGTGCTGGAGGCGGTGCCGGGCGTCACCCGGGTGGAGCCGGGCGAGGCGGAGGGCAGCGGCACGCTGGGCTTCCGGCTGCGCTACGGGCAGGAGGACATCCGCCGGGCGCTGTTCGAGGCCTCGGTGCGCCATGACTTGTGCCTGCTGGAGGTGAAGCGCCAGCACGTGAGCCTGGAAGAGACGTTCCGCAAGCTCACCGGGGGCGAGGCCGCCAATCCCGAGACCGCGCCGCGGGCGGCGTGAGGCCCTCCGCTCCGGTTGCTTTTCAATTCATTCGAGGGTGCGCATGGGAATGATGCTTGCCATTGCCCGGCGTGAGTTCAGGGCGTTCTTCAACTCGCCGATCGCCTACATCGTGCTCGGCGGCTTCCTGCTCACGCTCGGGTGGTTCTACTTCAGTACGCTGTTCGTCGCGGGCCAGGCCTCGATGCGGGGCTTCTTCGGGCTGGCGCCGGTGCTCTTCGTCGTCTTCATCCCGGCCATCACCATGCGGCTCATCGCCGAGGAGCGGAAGACGGGCACGCTGGAGCTGCTGCTCACCATGCCGCTGCATGACTGGCAGGTGGTGGTGGGCAAGTTCTTCGCGGCCATGGGCATGGTGGGCGTGGGGCTCCTGCTCACGCTGCCGTACCCGCTGAGCGTGGCGGCGCTTACCGCGGAGGGCGCCTCGTTCGACTGGGGCCCGGTGGCCATGGGCTACCTGGGGCTGATGCTGATGGCCTCCAGCTTCCTGTCCATCGGCATGTGGGCCAGCGCCCTGAGCAAGAACCAGATCGTCGGCTTCATCGTCGGGCTGGTGCTGTGCTTCGCCTTCTACTTCGTGGACAAGTTCGCGGTGGTGCTGCCGCAGGGGCTCGCGGCGGTGCTGCAGTACCTCTCGGTGGACTACCACTTCGAGAACATCGCCAAGGGCGTGCTCGACTCGCGCGATGTCCTCTACTACGTGACGATCACGGTGATCGCGCTGGGCCTGACGGCGCGCAGCGTGAACACCACCCGGCAGTGAGGCCCGTGATGAACAAGTACACGCTCAACACCACCATCCTGCTCATCACCGTCACCGGCATCTTCGTGCTGCTCAACATCCTGGGCCTGCGCCTCTTCACGCGCGTGGATTTCACCCGGGACCAGCACTACACGCTCTCGGACGCCTCCAAGAAGGCGATGGCGGAGCTGAAGGATCCGGTCACCGTCACCGCGTACTTCACCGAGCAGCTGCCGCCGCCGTACGCGAGCAACGCCCGCTACGTGCGGGACTTGCTGGAGGAGTACCGCGCCGCCTCCAAGGGCCGGCTGAGCTTCGAGTTCGTGGACCCCATGTCCCAGGAGACGGACGCGGACAAGGAGGCCAAGCGCGAGACGAAGCGCGACATCTTCGGCCGCGCCTACCGCGAGCCGACTTCGGTGGAGCGCGAGCTCGCCGAGCAGGGCATCCAGCCGGTGGAAGTGCGCGTGGTGGAGGAGGACCAGGTGCAGACGAAGCGGGCCTACATGGGGCTCGTCATCCAGCACCAGGAGAAGAAGGAGATCATCCCGGTGCTCGCGGACACGCAGACGCTGGAGTACGACTTCACCACGCTGGTGCGCAAGCTGACGCGCCCCAAGACGCCGGTGTTCGGGGTGCTCCAGGGGCACGGCGAGCCCGCGCTCCAGGAGAAGCTGCGGCGCATGCAGCAGCTCCTCGGCCAGCTCTATGAGGTCCGCCCGGTGGACCTGGGCTCGGCGGACCGGGTGGACGCGGCGGTGGATGCGCTGTTCGTCATCGGACCGAAGACGGCGCTGCCGCCCAACGCGCTCAAGGCCATCGACCAGTTCCTCATGGAGGGCAAGAGCGTGGCGTTCTTCCTGGATGCCGTGCAGGTGGACCCGCGCACCTTCCAGCCGGCGGACGCGGAGCACGGCCTCGGGCCACTCCTGGCCACCTACGGGGTGAAGCTCGGGGACCAGCTCGTGGCGGACGCGCGCTCGGGGCAGCTCGCCATGCAGGAGCAGCGCGGCATGATGGTCATCGACGTGCCGGTGCCCTACCCGTTCATCCCGCTGCTGGCGCAGCTGGAGGGCGACAGCCCGGTGTCCAAGGGGATTGGCGGGGTGATGCTGCCCTTCACCACGCAGGTGACGCTCCAGACGCCCGCGGGCGTGCAGGGCACGGTGCTGGCGAAGTCCTCGAGGACGAGCTGGCTGGAGTCCAAGCCCTTCAACATCGACCCGCGGCGCGACTGGCGCACGGAGACGCCGTCCGTGGGCGGGCCCTATCCGCTCATTGTCCAGGTGTCCGGCAAGCTCAAGAGCCACTTCGCGGAGGAGGCGGGCATGAGCGCCGCCACGCCGATGCGGGCCGAGAGCCAGGGCGAGCCCCGCGTCATCGTCGCGGGCGGCTCGGCGGTGGTGTGGGATGACTTCATGGGGCAGGCGA contains:
- a CDS encoding ATP-binding cassette domain-containing protein is translated as MIRIEGLTKSYGNALALRGVSFQVPRGQVVGFLGPNGAGKSTTMKILSGFVTPTSGTAHINGIDVVEDSVVSRRLIGYLPENNPLYEEMMVLDYLEFAADVRGVPRIRRKERIRSAVERCGLGSVLGKDIQQLSKGYRQRVGIAQAILHEPDLLILDEPTSGLDPNQIVEIRNLIRDLGREKTVLLSTHILSEVQSTCSRVLIISDGRVVADDSPEQLSTAQGGTVTVVLASRSGAALEPGQVRTVLEAVPGVTRVEPGEAEGSGTLGFRLRYGQEDIRRALFEASVRHDLCLLEVKRQHVSLEETFRKLTGGEAANPETAPRAA
- a CDS encoding GldG family protein, with the protein product MNKYTLNTTILLITVTGIFVLLNILGLRLFTRVDFTRDQHYTLSDASKKAMAELKDPVTVTAYFTEQLPPPYASNARYVRDLLEEYRAASKGRLSFEFVDPMSQETDADKEAKRETKRDIFGRAYREPTSVERELAEQGIQPVEVRVVEEDQVQTKRAYMGLVIQHQEKKEIIPVLADTQTLEYDFTTLVRKLTRPKTPVFGVLQGHGEPALQEKLRRMQQLLGQLYEVRPVDLGSADRVDAAVDALFVIGPKTALPPNALKAIDQFLMEGKSVAFFLDAVQVDPRTFQPADAEHGLGPLLATYGVKLGDQLVADARSGQLAMQEQRGMMVIDVPVPYPFIPLLAQLEGDSPVSKGIGGVMLPFTTQVTLQTPAGVQGTVLAKSSRTSWLESKPFNIDPRRDWRTETPSVGGPYPLIVQVSGKLKSHFAEEAGMSAATPMRAESQGEPRVIVAGGSAVVWDDFMGQANQAFLLNVADWLLLDAGLLNMRTRGLAEAPLEKDLPEATRNAVKYGNVLGIPFLLTAFGLVRWRLRESRRGRVTV
- a CDS encoding ABC transporter permease subunit, producing the protein MGMMLAIARREFRAFFNSPIAYIVLGGFLLTLGWFYFSTLFVAGQASMRGFFGLAPVLFVVFIPAITMRLIAEERKTGTLELLLTMPLHDWQVVVGKFFAAMGMVGVGLLLTLPYPLSVAALTAEGASFDWGPVAMGYLGLMLMASSFLSIGMWASALSKNQIVGFIVGLVLCFAFYFVDKFAVVLPQGLAAVLQYLSVDYHFENIAKGVLDSRDVLYYVTITVIALGLTARSVNTTRQ